Proteins encoded together in one Bradyrhizobium sp. CB82 window:
- a CDS encoding ethanolamine ammonia-lyase subunit EutB has product MVYRHTIDATGYVFADLRDLLAKATPPRSGDRLAGIAAGSAEEMIAARMALADVPLSQFLQEAVIPYEADEVTRLVIDTHDAKAFAPVAALTVGGFRDWLLSDAATTEGLRKLSRGITPEMAAAVSKLMRNQDLILGARKCEVITSFRNTIGCKGRMSTRLQPNHPLDDAKGITASILDGILLGAGDACIGINPASDDPATIGRLLRLLDEIIARLNIPTQGCVLTHVTTTLSLIGQGVPVDLVFQSVAGTEAANRSFGIDLALLLEANEAGLSLGRGTVGQNVMYFETGQGSALSANAHHGVDQQTCEARAYAVARAYQPLLVNSVVGFIGPEYLYDGKEIIRAGLEDHFCGKLLGLPLGVDICYTNHAEADQDDMDNLLTLLAAAGVTFIMGVPGADDVMLNYQSTSFHDALYIRDVFGLHRAPEFDDWLAKSGIVGADFRLARDAGLLPDFASRLIA; this is encoded by the coding sequence CGCCGAAGAGATGATCGCGGCGCGGATGGCGCTCGCCGACGTTCCGCTCAGCCAATTCCTCCAGGAGGCAGTGATCCCCTATGAGGCCGACGAGGTCACGCGCCTCGTCATCGATACGCACGATGCAAAGGCCTTCGCGCCGGTGGCCGCGCTGACCGTCGGCGGCTTCCGCGACTGGCTGTTGTCGGACGCCGCGACGACGGAAGGTTTGCGAAAGCTGTCCCGCGGCATCACGCCGGAGATGGCGGCGGCGGTGTCGAAGCTGATGCGCAACCAGGATCTGATCCTGGGGGCGCGCAAATGTGAGGTGATCACGTCGTTCCGCAACACCATCGGGTGCAAGGGGCGGATGAGCACGCGGCTCCAGCCCAACCATCCCCTCGACGACGCCAAGGGCATCACCGCCTCGATCCTCGACGGCATCCTGCTCGGCGCGGGCGATGCCTGCATCGGCATCAACCCGGCGAGCGACGACCCCGCGACCATCGGCCGGTTGCTGCGGTTGCTGGACGAGATCATCGCGCGGCTCAACATCCCGACCCAGGGCTGTGTGCTCACCCATGTGACCACGACGCTATCGCTGATCGGGCAGGGCGTGCCGGTCGACCTCGTGTTCCAGTCGGTCGCCGGGACTGAGGCTGCCAACCGCAGCTTCGGCATCGATCTCGCTTTGCTACTGGAAGCGAACGAGGCCGGGTTGTCGCTGGGGCGCGGCACGGTCGGGCAGAACGTGATGTATTTCGAGACCGGCCAGGGCTCGGCACTCTCGGCCAACGCCCACCACGGCGTCGACCAACAGACCTGCGAGGCGCGCGCCTATGCGGTCGCCCGCGCCTATCAACCCCTGCTGGTCAACAGCGTGGTCGGCTTCATCGGCCCGGAATATCTCTATGACGGCAAGGAGATCATCCGCGCCGGGCTCGAGGATCATTTCTGCGGCAAGCTGCTCGGCCTGCCGCTCGGGGTCGACATCTGCTACACCAACCATGCCGAGGCGGACCAGGACGACATGGACAATCTCCTGACGCTGCTCGCTGCTGCCGGCGTCACCTTCATCATGGGGGTGCCGGGCGCCGACGACGTCATGCTGAATTATCAGTCGACCTCCTTCCACGATGCGCTCTATATCCGCGACGTCTTCGGCCTGCACCGTGCGCCGGAGTTCGACGACTGGCTGGCGAAGAGCGGGATCGTAGGTGCTGATTTCCGACTTGCTCGCGATGCGGGGCTGCTACCCGATTTTGCCTCACGCCTGATTGCCTGA